A genome region from Geobacter pickeringii includes the following:
- a CDS encoding sigma 54-interacting transcriptional regulator — MEPIVTIKESCRKCYRCVRSCPVKAIKVEQSHTEIIFDRCIGCGNCLSNCPQQAKVVADKVTVTEELLGAEGVVVAVLGSSFPTYFHNVAPGQLVAGLKQLGFGEVHEGAYGAELVAADYALITAAGDRPHITSHCPAIVDLIERHYPKLLPSLVPVVTPMVAMGRFLKDALGPRARVVYISSCIAAKFETQMKETRGAIDVVLTYKELEGVFRSRGITLSTLAEEPFDGVQPGNGRLFPLSEGTFRAFSIPADPFDTEIVAACGEVNVMGIINDLAAGRISPRIADLRFCYDGCIGGPGRNRALTEFYRRNLVINHYRKSVPYRTAPHYEGTPETVALQRTFASKHARLEAPTANDVKKILQATNKYAIKDELNCRACGYRTCREYAVAVFQGLAEIEMCLPYTLQQLEEDRGRLIQKYELARRELDREYGDEFIVGSDRKTLEVLGLIKQVGPTPTTVLIRGESGTGKELTARAIHRYSKRNDKPLVTVNCTTITDSLLESELFGHKRGAFTGAIAEKKGLFEAADGGTIFLDEIGDITPKLQAELLRVLDMGEVRPVGGTAAKKVDVRLIAATNRNLEEGVREGWFREDLYYRLNVFTITMPPLRSRVESVPILALHFLEKASTKLNKKIVAIEERAIKALVQYPWPGNIREMQNVIERASVLTHDDVIRLENLPRAFSERHENDSLATLDTRSSFRAERERHVVKLEKKLVQRFLTEANGNVTQAAKLANIPRRTFYRLLDKYRLKERDAKGRHLIDEE, encoded by the coding sequence ATGGAACCGATCGTTACCATCAAGGAGAGTTGTCGCAAGTGCTACCGCTGCGTTCGCAGCTGCCCCGTGAAGGCGATCAAGGTGGAGCAGAGCCACACCGAGATCATCTTCGACCGCTGTATCGGCTGCGGCAACTGCCTCAGCAACTGCCCCCAGCAGGCCAAGGTGGTGGCCGACAAGGTGACGGTCACCGAGGAGCTCCTCGGTGCGGAGGGGGTGGTGGTGGCCGTGCTCGGCTCCTCGTTCCCCACCTACTTCCATAACGTGGCGCCGGGGCAGCTCGTGGCCGGCCTGAAGCAGCTCGGATTCGGCGAGGTCCACGAGGGGGCCTACGGCGCGGAGCTGGTCGCCGCGGACTATGCCCTGATCACCGCCGCGGGCGACCGCCCCCATATTACGTCCCACTGCCCGGCCATCGTCGACCTGATCGAGCGCCACTATCCGAAGCTCCTCCCGTCTCTGGTGCCGGTGGTCACGCCGATGGTGGCCATGGGGCGGTTTCTCAAGGATGCCCTTGGCCCCCGGGCCCGGGTGGTTTACATCAGCTCCTGCATCGCCGCGAAATTCGAGACCCAGATGAAGGAGACCCGCGGGGCGATCGATGTGGTGCTGACCTACAAGGAGCTGGAGGGGGTCTTCCGCAGCCGCGGCATCACTCTCTCCACTCTCGCCGAGGAGCCGTTCGACGGGGTCCAGCCGGGCAACGGCCGGCTGTTTCCCCTCTCCGAAGGGACCTTCCGGGCCTTTTCCATCCCCGCCGATCCCTTCGACACCGAAATCGTCGCAGCCTGCGGCGAGGTGAACGTCATGGGGATCATCAACGATCTGGCGGCCGGCCGCATCTCCCCCCGGATCGCCGACCTCCGCTTCTGCTACGACGGCTGCATCGGCGGCCCCGGCCGGAACCGGGCGCTGACCGAGTTCTACCGCCGCAATCTCGTCATCAACCACTACCGGAAATCGGTCCCCTACCGCACCGCGCCCCACTACGAGGGAACCCCGGAGACGGTGGCGCTCCAGCGGACCTTCGCCAGCAAGCACGCGCGGCTCGAGGCGCCGACGGCGAACGACGTCAAGAAGATTCTCCAGGCGACCAACAAGTACGCCATCAAGGATGAACTGAACTGCCGCGCCTGCGGTTACCGGACCTGCCGCGAGTACGCGGTGGCGGTCTTCCAGGGGCTGGCCGAGATCGAGATGTGCCTCCCCTACACCCTCCAGCAACTGGAGGAGGACCGGGGGCGCCTGATCCAGAAGTACGAACTGGCACGCCGGGAGCTGGACCGGGAGTATGGCGACGAGTTCATCGTCGGCAGCGACCGCAAGACCCTGGAGGTGCTCGGCCTCATCAAGCAGGTGGGTCCTACCCCCACCACGGTTCTGATCCGCGGCGAGTCGGGGACCGGCAAGGAGCTCACCGCCCGGGCCATCCACCGTTACAGCAAGCGCAACGACAAGCCCCTCGTGACGGTGAACTGCACCACCATCACCGACTCGCTCCTGGAGAGCGAGCTCTTCGGCCACAAGCGGGGCGCCTTTACCGGCGCCATTGCCGAGAAGAAGGGGCTGTTCGAGGCGGCCGACGGCGGCACCATCTTCCTCGACGAGATCGGGGATATCACCCCCAAGCTCCAGGCGGAGCTGCTCCGGGTCCTCGACATGGGGGAGGTTCGTCCCGTGGGGGGGACGGCGGCGAAGAAGGTGGACGTGCGACTCATCGCCGCCACCAACCGCAATCTGGAGGAAGGGGTGCGGGAGGGATGGTTCCGGGAGGACCTCTACTACCGGCTCAACGTCTTCACCATCACCATGCCCCCCCTCAGAAGCCGTGTGGAGTCGGTGCCGATCCTCGCCCTCCACTTCCTGGAAAAGGCAAGCACCAAGCTCAACAAGAAGATCGTCGCCATCGAGGAGCGGGCCATCAAGGCGCTGGTGCAGTATCCGTGGCCCGGCAACATCCGCGAGATGCAGAACGTCATCGAGCGGGCATCGGTCCTGACCCACGACGACGTGATCCGGCTCGAGAACCTTCCCCGGGCCTTCTCTGAACGCCACGAGAATGACTCCCTGGCGACCCTCGACACCCGGAGCTCCTTCCGGGCCGAGCGGGAGCGGCATGTGGTCAAACTGGAAAAGAAGCTCGTCCAGCGATTTCTGACGGAGGCCAACGGCAACGTTACCCAGGCGGCCAAGCTGGCCAATATTCCCCGCCGCACCTTCTACCGCCTCCTCGACAAGTACCGCCTCAAGGAGCGGGACGCCAAGGGGCGTCATCTGATAGACGAGGAGTAG
- a CDS encoding ribbon-helix-helix protein, CopG family translates to MGRMRENPRYNVISMRVSDEERERLQQIMETTHMSVSDIMREAMDLFTVKLEQSQDADQKAA, encoded by the coding sequence ATGGGCAGAATGAGAGAAAATCCGCGCTACAACGTCATTTCCATGAGAGTCAGCGACGAGGAGCGCGAGCGGCTGCAGCAGATCATGGAGACCACCCACATGAGCGTCTCCGATATCATGAGGGAGGCGATGGACCTCTTCACCGTCAAGCTCGAACAGTCCCAGGACGCCGATCAGAAGGCCGCCTGA